The Syntrophorhabdales bacterium sequence GTGCTGCCATCGGCAAATTCCCGTTTCAATCCTTCACCCTTGACGAGGCCATGGCTGCCGCAGCCAAGGACGGGGCAACGGTTGTACCGACTATTTGCGCCATGTGCGGGCCTGCCGCGAACTGCGGGGTCTATGCCTTCACGAAGAACGGCCGGTTCACCAAGGTCGCGGGCATGAAGGAGTCGCCGGTAAACGCAGGCGCAGTCTGTCCGAAGGGCCAGGCAGCGCCGCAGTGGGTCTATTCGCCTGAAAGACTTAAATACCCGATGAAGAGGGTAGGGAAGAAAGGCGAGGGCAAATTCCAGAGGATTACCTGGGACGAGGCCATAACCATCATTGCAGAGACGCTAAAGAAGCAGAAGGAAAAGTACGGGCCCGAATCGCTCGGCTCGCTCTCTCCCGCCAGGCGCACATACAGCGACTACATCCAGCGGTTCCTGATAGCCCATGGAAGCCCGAACTACGGACACAGCGGCATATGCGCGATGCAGATGTCTTTCGGTTTCCATTACACGGTCGGAGATTGGCCGAGAGCGGTTGACTACGCAAACAGCGATCTCGTGCTCATCTGGGGTAAACAGCCCATCTATTCTGCGCCCGCACAGGATGGCGCTAAGGCCTATGTGAATGCGAAAATACGTGGCGCAAAACTCATCGCGATCAAACCCTCTATGGAACCTGATGTGGGACTCGCAGACCAATGGGTACCGATCAGGCCCGGAACAGACGCGGCTCTCGCTCTTGCCATGCTTCATGTCGTAGTCAATGAAAGTCTGATCGACAAGCCGTTCGTGGATCAATGGTGTTACGGATACGATGAACTGAAAGAGCACGTGCAGAAATATCCACCTGCGTGGGCTGAAATGATCACCGGAATACCGGCTGCACGCATTACAGAGATCGCGCGACTCTTTGCCACGACAAAACGTGCAGGCATCGATCTGGGTAATGGCGTCGAGCATGTGCCGTCTTCAAATGACGCGATCAGGGCAGTAGCGATCCTGATAGCGATCACTGGCCACCTCGACAGGCCCGGCGGAAACATATTCGGCGCCGCGAGCACAATGCCCAGGCTTAAGGCCGTCAACCTGCCCGAACGATACACGCAGGCATGGGTGGACAAGCTGGTCTATCCTGAATTTCCCAGACCCTTTCAGCCTTTCGTCGAAGGCACATCATCTGCCTACTTCGGACTCTTCGATAGCGTGCTCACAGAAAAACCGTACCCAATACGCGCCATTATTGCTCCGGGCTCACAGGCGCTTGTCAGTACGCGCGGTGGAAAACGAGTGGTAGAGGCGCTCAAAAAACTTGAGTTCTACGTGATCGCCGATGTGGCGCGGACGGCTGATATGCCCTATGCGGACATCGTGGTACCGCTCGCAACTCCCTACGAGATCGATCATCCATTCGAGGTGAGAGGCAACTGGATCATTGCGCGCAACAGAGTGATCGAGCCGCTTGCCGACTACAAATCGATCTTTGAGTTTTTCTGTGACCTCGGTGTTAAGATGGGCTACGGCGACGATTTCTGGGGTGGCAGCATGACAGCGTCGATGAACGATCAATTGAAGCCTCTCAATATGACGATCGACGATCTTCGCAAGCAGCCGACCGGTATTAAGTATGAGATGCTCCCGAGAAAATATGAAAACTACGAAACGGTGTTCAAGCGGAAGAGCCCGCGGATTTCGAAAGCGCCTTTTCTGCCGCAGGCAAAGGTTGCGATCTACAACACGTCCTTCAAGGAAGCTGGCTACAGCCCGCTCCCTGAATGGAAAGAGCCCCCTGAGAGCATAACCGGTACACCGGAGTTGACCAAGAAGTATCCCCTGATCCTCTCAGATTACCATACGTCCAATGTCTACACTGCTTCATGGCAGAGGAACGTTCCCTACTTGAGAGAGATTCAGCCATATCCTGCTCTTCATATTCATCCCGACGCCGCGAGAGAGCGGGGGATAAAGGATGGTGACTGGGTACGCGTGGAGTCGCCGCACGGCTGGATGAAAGTTAAAGCGGAGTTCTTTCCCGGTATTCGCCCTGATACGGTAATGGTTCTCCACGGATGGTGGCAAGGTTGTAAAGAACTGGGATTTGAAGATTTCCCTTTGCTGGACGGTGGGGCAAACGTGAACATCATGTACAGCGTCGACGCAAAGAAGGCATTCGACCCTGTAGTGACCGCTATGTCGAGCCAGACGCTGGTTCAGATAACCAAAATGTAGTTAAAGAAAGGAGAAGTGATCATGCCGAACGAATACGCCTTTTCTTTTGCGAAGGATAAATGTACGCAGTGTTTTGGGTGCGAGGTAGCGTGTAAGGAGTGGCGAGACGGAGACTTAGGGGTCAGATGGAGAAGGGTTTACAAGATCTGGACAGGCCGCTATCCTGACGTGAAACTCGCATCAGCGTCTGTGTCATGCATGCACTGTGCTGATCCGGCCTGCGTCAAGGCTTGCCCGGTACAGGCGATACAGAAAAGGCCGGAGGATGGTATCGTTGTCGCTGATAGAGGTAAGTGTATCGGATGCAGAACCTGCGAAAAAGAGTGTGCGTTCGGTGCGCCGCAATTCGGAAAAGACGGAAAGATGCAGAAGTGCGACCTGTGCCTGAATCAGCTGGACTTGAACAAGGATTCGCCGCCCTGCGTCGACACGTGTCCCACAAAGGCGCTGCAGCTAGCGAAGCTTGACCCAAAAGAAAAAAAATCAGGGGAAGAGCAGATACAAAAATTGATTAAAGCAGCAAACGCCTGACGCTGAAATATGTGGCGCGCAATCTGATGCTACTTGTTGGCTGCCTTCCTGGACGCGAGCCCTTGCTGTATCGAGGGTCTCTCCAGTCCGTAGCGATCCAGGAGGGATTCCCATACGCCATCGTCGGTGAGCCTCAGTATGGCAAGGTTTATAGGTTTGCGTAACGGGCTCTGCTTCGGCATCGAAAGAGCGTAAAGATGAGTCCTCAATTTTGTGGGGTAGACAGAGATTCTGCCGCTGTAATCATGATTCGCATAATAGATCGCTCTCGTCTCAAAACAGAGATACCCATCGACCTGACCCGTCAGCACTGCGTTGAGTGCCTCCTCATCAGTATCGAAAAGAGTGTAATAGCCGCCTGCCTCTTTCAGCATATCCACCTGAACCGATCCTTTCTTGACTCCCAGATGCATGTAGCGAATGTCTTCATCCTCCAGCACTTGCATCTGCTGCATCTGGTCAGTGAGTGAGTGCGTGAGCGACGCTATGACCGCGCTCAACGCAAGTCCACAGGTTATCATCCACGTCAAGGCGAGGATGCGGCCCGGCAGCGTCCTCGGATAAATACCGAAACACAAACCCGAGGCCAGGGTTGAGCCGGCCCAGTAAATGCCGGCAGCGATGCCTCTGCTCCTGGTGGGGCCAAAGTCTCCGGGATTGTTTTTCTTCTCTATGAGCCAGATCGAGACGCCCAGCAAGAAAAGCATAGCCATGAGTATGAGAATCACCGTGAGAGTCCCCGTAGTAAAAAAGACTGAGACGGCAGCAAGCCACGGATGCTCATGTGTCGGCTGATAGACTGTCACGACCGCGTGGTGTCCCTCGCCCAGTGCTGTGGAGAAATCGAACCGTTCTTCCCTCTCCGCATTGATGAAGGTAGTCATAGCTGCCACGTCGATCGTGCTTTCTTCAAGGGCGCTTATGATGCTGTTTAAGGGCATCTCCCGAAAGACGTAGGGTCTCTTCAAATACATCGCAATAAGCTTCCAGAAGTCTACCATCGGTCCGGTCCAATTCCCCTGCTTGTCTTTACTGGTGTAAGTTTGATCAAGCTGGATTGCAACCACCAATGGTTTCTCCGGGGGATTTTCGTGTGCGATGGGTAGTCCTGTTGCCCAAACCAGGCCTGTCGTTCCCACGAAGAAAAGGACCGTCATAATCGCCTTCAACAAAAGAAGATGACGACTGCCCTTTTTCATGCGGTAAGAGAGCCTCTGTGAACTACCGTTTTCCACGTCCGGCTCCATATCGTCTCTTTTCTTCCATCGGATTGAGCGTCCCCGTCTTGAGGTACTGGCTCAAGTCAAGTTGGTTAATGACCCCCTCGCCCATCGGACGTTCGGCGATCCTCAAGAGCGCCACGTTAAATGGCTTGCGCAGAGGGCTGTCCTTGGGCATTGCAAAGGCTCTCCTGTACGGTTTCAACTCTGTCTCGTACACGGAGAGTTTCCCCCGGTAGCGAGTTTCAGAAAGATAGCGCAGATAACCCTCATCATAGAGGAAGCCGTCGATCTTTCCGCGCGTGAGGGCACCTATGCATTCATCGGTGTTTTCGCAGGCGGTATATCGAATTCCCATTTTTTCCAGCATCTGGACCTGAACCGAGGTGCTGAATACGCCGATGTGCATCCCTTTCAAGCGGGCGGTGTCGATTACCCAGCCTGAATAGTGCTGACTGCTCAGGTAGAAGGTGAGCGACGCGATGACCGCGCCAAACGTAATAACACAGACGACCATCCAGAATAAACCCAGGATGCGCCCCAGGCCTGTTTTCATGCTGATGCCCAAGCATATGCCTGATGCCAGCGTAGAACCTGCCCAAAAAATGCCTGTTCCGATCCCTCTCAGAGCACCCTGCCCGAAGTACTCCTCATTCTCCTTTCTCTCGATCAGCCACGCGATGGCGCCGATCACGACAAGGGCTGCCAGCAGGATGAGCACCACCTTCACGGTAGTCCACGAAAGGAAAATTTGGATGAGTGACAACCATGGATGGTCCCAGACCCGGTATCGCATTGCTATACCTACCTGTCCTGAACCTAGAGGTGTGGAGAGATCGAATTGTTCCTCGCGCGAAACGGAGACGATTATTGGAACAGCTGTGATGTCGATAGCCCCTTCTTGAAGCGCTTTGAGAATCTCATTAAAGGGCATCGCCTTAAAGACGTAGGGTCGCTTCAATTCCTGCGCCACAAGATCCCAGAAATCAATGTAGCTTTTCAGCCACCGGGGATTCTCTCGTTTCGCGACATCGAGGGAAGAGGTGGAAAAGCCGACGATTAAAGGCTTGCCGGGGTATGCCTTTCTGCTCTGGTCAGTCTGTGCTATGGCCCATCCGGCCCCAAGAACAGACCATATCAAAAGAATCACTGCGCAGACGCGTTTCATGTCGGCCTTCTTCTCAAAGCTTACCAACAGGAGCCGGCGAGTGACAACTATTATTTTTTGATTATTGTCTGAAGATTGTCCGCCAGGAATTACTCCAGGAATGCTATTGCTTTTTCCCTTTGTTCTGAGGATCGTCCTTTGATTTTCCATCCTTCCCGTCAGGTTTCTTTTCCATAGTTTCCTCGAGAAGGATTTCCACTTCCTTCGCTTCCTGGGTGTTGCGCCCGTATTTCGCAGCGGCTTTTTCGAAATTGATCCGGGCTGCGGGCATCCTGCCAATTTCAAGGTAGTACCTGCCCAAATACTCGTAACCGATGGCTTCGTAGCCTAATCGCCCGACAACCATAGCGTACTTCTGATAAATGGAGGGGAGATTTTCTTTGTAAGGGAATAGGCTTTTCAATGCCTCCGCTGCGCCTTCGAGATCACCGTTTCCTTCGAGTGCCGATGCGAGAAAATACGTGGCGATGGGGTCTGTCTGATCGCGCAGCACGTCAATTGCTTCTTTGAATCTCTGGGTTCTGACATAGATCTCACCGAGAAAAAGTTTTCTGTAGGGGGAGTTCATGCCTTGAATCAGCTCTTCGGCTTTTGCATTGTTGCCCTTCAGCGTGTAGAGAAGGGCCACTCCGTACGCAGCAACCGGATCTTTGGGGTCTCTCTGGTACCTTCCCATCCACGTATCCTCTATGGCCGGGCCGAGAGGTTTATTCAGGATTTTCAGCCTTGCCTGGACGTAAGGGAAAAAATCTGTATTCACCTTGGTCTTGGGCAGGTGAATCCTGCTTTCAATTCTCGATGCTCGAACGTCAGAGTACGGGTGAGTGAGGAGATATTGAGGAATGCTTCTTTCTGACTCCGTGGCGCGAATTTTTTTCAGGAAATCTGAAAGGCCGTGACCGCTGTAACCTGACGCTTCCGCCGTTTCCAGGCCGTACCTGTCTGCCTCGTCCTCGTCTTCCCGGGAATACTTGAGAGAGACTGTTTGAGCGGCTGCCATGGTGCCGGTCATCAGGGCCGGGCCAAGAGCACCTGCACCGGGGACCATCGCTCCCAGCGTCCCCAGCAGGACCCCGGCAAGGGTTGCCCAACTCAGAGGCTTTTCTTTTTCCATCCTTTTGGCGACATGCCGCCTTCCCACGTGGGCGAGCTCGTGAGACAGCACGCCTGCCACCTCTTCTTCCCTGTCAGCCATTTCGATGAGACCAGTGGTGACATACGTGTACCCGCCCATAGTTGCGAACGCGTTGGGAACCGTTGACTCAACTACCGTCATTCTGACAGGAAAGGGAACCCCAGCATTTGGTTCCAGCCGTTTTGCAATCTCTGCCATGTAAAGACAGACGTAAGGGTCAGTGTTGAGTCTGAACATCCTCAACACTTCCATGTGGATCTCTTTACCTTGTTTTGCCTCTTCTGTAAGCGTCAGAGAAAACGTGGTAAGGGGGAAACAGACAAGCAGGACTGCGGCCGTGAAGGCTTTAAATGTCATCGGTTATTCTTTGCCATGCGGTGGTGTTTGGTTCGTTTTGTCTTCTTCCTGGCCGATTTCTTGGCCGGAGCAG is a genomic window containing:
- a CDS encoding molybdopterin-dependent oxidoreductase; protein product: MSKGKTESRFSLDRRTFLKAAGLGIAGAAIGKFPFQSFTLDEAMAAAAKDGATVVPTICAMCGPAANCGVYAFTKNGRFTKVAGMKESPVNAGAVCPKGQAAPQWVYSPERLKYPMKRVGKKGEGKFQRITWDEAITIIAETLKKQKEKYGPESLGSLSPARRTYSDYIQRFLIAHGSPNYGHSGICAMQMSFGFHYTVGDWPRAVDYANSDLVLIWGKQPIYSAPAQDGAKAYVNAKIRGAKLIAIKPSMEPDVGLADQWVPIRPGTDAALALAMLHVVVNESLIDKPFVDQWCYGYDELKEHVQKYPPAWAEMITGIPAARITEIARLFATTKRAGIDLGNGVEHVPSSNDAIRAVAILIAITGHLDRPGGNIFGAASTMPRLKAVNLPERYTQAWVDKLVYPEFPRPFQPFVEGTSSAYFGLFDSVLTEKPYPIRAIIAPGSQALVSTRGGKRVVEALKKLEFYVIADVARTADMPYADIVVPLATPYEIDHPFEVRGNWIIARNRVIEPLADYKSIFEFFCDLGVKMGYGDDFWGGSMTASMNDQLKPLNMTIDDLRKQPTGIKYEMLPRKYENYETVFKRKSPRISKAPFLPQAKVAIYNTSFKEAGYSPLPEWKEPPESITGTPELTKKYPLILSDYHTSNVYTASWQRNVPYLREIQPYPALHIHPDAARERGIKDGDWVRVESPHGWMKVKAEFFPGIRPDTVMVLHGWWQGCKELGFEDFPLLDGGANVNIMYSVDAKKAFDPVVTAMSSQTLVQITKM
- a CDS encoding 4Fe-4S dicluster domain-containing protein, which encodes MPNEYAFSFAKDKCTQCFGCEVACKEWRDGDLGVRWRRVYKIWTGRYPDVKLASASVSCMHCADPACVKACPVQAIQKRPEDGIVVADRGKCIGCRTCEKECAFGAPQFGKDGKMQKCDLCLNQLDLNKDSPPCVDTCPTKALQLAKLDPKEKKSGEEQIQKLIKAANA
- a CDS encoding transporter substrate-binding domain-containing protein, which translates into the protein MKKGSRHLLLLKAIMTVLFFVGTTGLVWATGLPIAHENPPEKPLVVAIQLDQTYTSKDKQGNWTGPMVDFWKLIAMYLKRPYVFREMPLNSIISALEESTIDVAAMTTFINAEREERFDFSTALGEGHHAVVTVYQPTHEHPWLAAVSVFFTTGTLTVILILMAMLFLLGVSIWLIEKKNNPGDFGPTRSRGIAAGIYWAGSTLASGLCFGIYPRTLPGRILALTWMITCGLALSAVIASLTHSLTDQMQQMQVLEDEDIRYMHLGVKKGSVQVDMLKEAGGYYTLFDTDEEALNAVLTGQVDGYLCFETRAIYYANHDYSGRISVYPTKLRTHLYALSMPKQSPLRKPINLAILRLTDDGVWESLLDRYGLERPSIQQGLASRKAANK
- a CDS encoding transporter substrate-binding domain-containing protein translates to MKRVCAVILLIWSVLGAGWAIAQTDQSRKAYPGKPLIVGFSTSSLDVAKRENPRWLKSYIDFWDLVAQELKRPYVFKAMPFNEILKALQEGAIDITAVPIIVSVSREEQFDLSTPLGSGQVGIAMRYRVWDHPWLSLIQIFLSWTTVKVVLILLAALVVIGAIAWLIERKENEEYFGQGALRGIGTGIFWAGSTLASGICLGISMKTGLGRILGLFWMVVCVITFGAVIASLTFYLSSQHYSGWVIDTARLKGMHIGVFSTSVQVQMLEKMGIRYTACENTDECIGALTRGKIDGFLYDEGYLRYLSETRYRGKLSVYETELKPYRRAFAMPKDSPLRKPFNVALLRIAERPMGEGVINQLDLSQYLKTGTLNPMEEKRRYGAGRGKR
- a CDS encoding M48 family metalloprotease gives rise to the protein MTFKAFTAAVLLVCFPLTTFSLTLTEEAKQGKEIHMEVLRMFRLNTDPYVCLYMAEIAKRLEPNAGVPFPVRMTVVESTVPNAFATMGGYTYVTTGLIEMADREEEVAGVLSHELAHVGRRHVAKRMEKEKPLSWATLAGVLLGTLGAMVPGAGALGPALMTGTMAAAQTVSLKYSREDEDEADRYGLETAEASGYSGHGLSDFLKKIRATESERSIPQYLLTHPYSDVRASRIESRIHLPKTKVNTDFFPYVQARLKILNKPLGPAIEDTWMGRYQRDPKDPVAAYGVALLYTLKGNNAKAEELIQGMNSPYRKLFLGEIYVRTQRFKEAIDVLRDQTDPIATYFLASALEGNGDLEGAAEALKSLFPYKENLPSIYQKYAMVVGRLGYEAIGYEYLGRYYLEIGRMPAARINFEKAAAKYGRNTQEAKEVEILLEETMEKKPDGKDGKSKDDPQNKGKKQ